In Nakamurella alba, a single genomic region encodes these proteins:
- a CDS encoding sensor histidine kinase, producing MSRGKLRIYLGAAPGVGKTVAMLEEGRRRRSRGTDVVVGLVEDHGRAHTRDAVGDLQVIPRSGVSHRGMRLDELDVPAVLERRPEVVLVDELAHTNAPGSTREKRWQDVLELLEAGIDVITTVNVQHLESLNDVVATITGVPQRETVPDAVVRAADAVDLVDMSPQALRRRMAHGHIYPAERIDAALGNWFRVGNLTGLRELALLWLADQVEEGLERYRAEHGITGTWAARERIVVALTGGPEGAMLLRRGARIAGRVAGRSLIAVHVVRSDGTESASSDPAQLESQRLLAEKLGGSLQLVVGDDIAATVLTFARSVNGTQIVVGASTHGRFTRLVRPSTMHAIVRGSGDIDVHVVTHPGDRGRRHVLRPAPSERRAAIVWPAAVVVPAVLAAVLLPWRDGLNLSSVLLVFLLGVLANGLIGGAVPAAVSALIAGVLANLLYTPPVGSLTIAQPQNIFALVVFVIVGATVATIVDRSTGRARAAAKGRAEAQLVAALAGDVLEADDGVRAVVDRARVGFGMSRVVLRRRGGEVELESGRPGPETADGDTDLVLPAGPDHELVLHGRPLPVADRALAEVFAAQAALALDRRDLAVQAGETERLRQADAVRTAVLAALSHDLRTPLATIKAAVAGLRADGVTLSAEDRSELLWSTAEAADQLDALLTNLLDLSRLQTGVLAPVFRPVSVDEVVHGALRGVPPAAVADDIPDDLPLLDTDSGLLERVLGNIVANAVRYSPPGRPVRLDAARIDGEGGDVVQIRVIDKGPGVPEKDRPAMFAPFQRLGDVPAGTGLGLGLAVARGLAQAVGATIEVEDTPGGGLTVLVEVPVAS from the coding sequence GTGAGCAGGGGAAAGCTGCGCATCTACCTCGGGGCGGCACCCGGTGTCGGCAAGACGGTCGCGATGCTGGAGGAGGGCAGGCGCCGGCGTTCCCGGGGCACCGACGTGGTGGTCGGCCTGGTGGAGGACCACGGCCGCGCCCACACCCGCGATGCGGTCGGCGATCTCCAGGTGATCCCTCGGTCCGGTGTGTCCCACCGGGGGATGCGGCTCGACGAGCTGGACGTACCGGCCGTCCTGGAACGACGGCCCGAGGTGGTGCTGGTCGACGAGCTCGCCCATACCAACGCCCCCGGGTCGACGCGCGAGAAGCGCTGGCAGGACGTGCTGGAGCTGCTCGAGGCCGGCATCGACGTGATCACCACGGTCAACGTGCAGCACCTGGAGTCGTTGAACGACGTGGTGGCGACGATCACCGGTGTCCCGCAACGGGAAACGGTGCCCGACGCAGTTGTACGGGCGGCCGACGCGGTGGATCTGGTCGACATGAGCCCGCAGGCGCTGCGCCGCCGGATGGCGCACGGCCACATCTATCCGGCGGAGCGGATCGATGCCGCGCTCGGCAACTGGTTCCGGGTCGGGAACCTCACCGGGCTGCGGGAACTGGCGCTGCTCTGGCTCGCCGACCAGGTGGAGGAAGGGCTGGAGCGGTACCGCGCCGAGCACGGCATCACCGGCACCTGGGCCGCCCGGGAACGCATCGTCGTCGCGCTGACCGGTGGCCCGGAGGGCGCGATGCTGCTCCGTCGCGGCGCCCGGATCGCCGGACGGGTGGCCGGTCGGTCACTCATCGCAGTGCACGTCGTCCGCTCCGACGGCACCGAGTCCGCCTCGTCCGACCCGGCGCAACTGGAGAGCCAGCGGCTGCTGGCGGAGAAGCTGGGCGGTAGCCTGCAGCTCGTGGTGGGCGACGACATCGCCGCGACGGTACTGACTTTCGCGCGAAGCGTGAACGGAACCCAGATCGTCGTCGGCGCGTCCACGCACGGGCGCTTCACCCGGCTCGTCCGCCCGAGCACCATGCACGCCATCGTGCGCGGATCCGGGGACATCGACGTGCACGTCGTGACCCACCCCGGCGACCGGGGCCGTCGGCACGTGCTGCGGCCGGCACCGTCGGAGCGCCGGGCCGCGATCGTCTGGCCCGCGGCCGTGGTCGTACCGGCGGTACTGGCGGCCGTCCTGCTGCCGTGGCGCGACGGGTTGAACCTGTCCTCGGTGCTGCTGGTGTTCCTGCTGGGTGTCCTGGCCAACGGCCTGATCGGCGGCGCGGTGCCGGCGGCGGTGAGTGCGTTGATCGCCGGCGTGCTGGCCAACCTGCTGTACACGCCACCGGTCGGGTCGCTGACCATCGCCCAGCCGCAGAACATCTTCGCGCTGGTGGTGTTCGTGATCGTCGGGGCGACGGTGGCGACCATCGTCGACCGGTCAACGGGACGAGCCCGCGCGGCGGCCAAGGGGCGCGCGGAGGCGCAACTGGTGGCGGCGTTGGCCGGCGACGTGCTGGAGGCCGACGACGGGGTGCGGGCGGTGGTGGACCGGGCCCGCGTCGGGTTCGGCATGAGCCGGGTGGTGCTGCGCCGCCGGGGCGGCGAGGTCGAGCTGGAATCCGGCCGGCCCGGCCCGGAGACCGCCGACGGTGACACGGATCTGGTGCTCCCGGCCGGCCCCGACCACGAGCTGGTGCTGCACGGGCGGCCGTTGCCGGTGGCCGACCGGGCCCTGGCCGAGGTGTTCGCCGCCCAGGCCGCCCTCGCCCTGGACCGCCGGGACCTCGCGGTGCAGGCGGGGGAGACCGAGCGCCTCCGGCAGGCCGACGCCGTGCGAACCGCTGTGCTCGCGGCACTCTCGCACGACCTGCGCACCCCGCTGGCCACCATCAAGGCGGCCGTGGCCGGGCTGCGGGCCGACGGTGTGACCCTGTCGGCGGAGGACCGGTCCGAATTGCTCTGGTCCACCGCGGAAGCGGCGGATCAGCTGGATGCGCTGCTCACCAACCTGCTCGACCTGTCCCGGCTGCAGACCGGCGTGCTGGCACCGGTGTTCCGCCCGGTGTCGGTGGACGAGGTGGTGCACGGCGCACTGCGCGGGGTGCCGCCCGCCGCGGTCGCCGACGACATCCCCGACGACCTGCCGTTGCTCGACACCGACAGCGGCCTCCTGGAGCGGGTGCTGGGCAACATCGTGGCCAATGCGGTGCGGTACTCGCCGCCGGGACGTCCGGTGCGGCTCGACGCCGCCCGTATCGACGGCGAGGGCGGCGATGTGGTGCAGATCCGGGTGATCGACAAGGGTCCCGGCGTGCCGGAGAAGGACCGGCCGGCCATGTTCGCCCCGTTCCAGCGGCTCGGTGACGTGCCGGCCGGCACCGGGCTCGGGCTGGGGCTCGCGGTCGCACGGGGACTGGCCCAGGCAGTCGGCGCGACGATCGAGGTCGAGGACACCCCCGGTGGCGGGCTCACTGTCCTGGTGGAGGTCCCGGTCGCGAGTTGA
- a CDS encoding CPBP family intramembrane glutamic endopeptidase, translated as MSALRRLAVDGLHRAGLVGRSPDVEEPRATVVRRRAIVVATLVAGSVLLGFSLNADPGSTGFYVLTLCLAAVWAGGALLSGPLHLGRQRQRRPVIGPIVLGFVLVGVFVVGALVVREIGPLDRLVQSVLDLARQGTGPLVVLVTVLNGIAEEVYFRGALYAALGRYRPVLLTAVIYTVATLATGNLMLAFAALVLAPVLGLQRRATGGILASTLTHITWSVSMIFVLPPLF; from the coding sequence GTGTCCGCGCTCCGACGGCTGGCGGTCGACGGGCTGCACCGGGCCGGGCTGGTCGGCCGGTCACCGGACGTCGAGGAGCCCCGGGCGACGGTCGTGCGGCGCCGCGCGATCGTGGTGGCCACCCTGGTCGCCGGGTCTGTCCTGCTCGGGTTCTCGCTCAACGCCGATCCCGGCAGTACCGGCTTCTACGTGCTCACCCTGTGTCTCGCCGCGGTGTGGGCCGGCGGCGCCCTGCTGTCCGGGCCGCTGCACCTCGGTCGGCAGCGGCAACGGCGCCCGGTCATCGGGCCGATCGTGCTCGGGTTCGTCCTGGTCGGGGTGTTCGTGGTGGGCGCGCTGGTGGTGCGCGAGATCGGTCCGCTGGACCGGCTGGTGCAGTCCGTGCTGGACCTGGCACGACAGGGCACCGGGCCGCTGGTGGTGCTGGTGACAGTGCTCAACGGCATCGCCGAGGAGGTCTACTTCCGCGGGGCGCTGTACGCGGCGCTGGGCCGCTACCGGCCGGTGCTGCTGACGGCGGTGATCTACACGGTGGCCACGCTGGCCACCGGCAACCTGATGCTGGCCTTCGCCGCGCTCGTGCTGGCTCCCGTGCTCGGTCTGCAGAGACGCGCCACCGGCGGCATTCTCGCCTCGACACTGACCCACATCACCTGGTCGGTGTCGATGATCTTCGTACTGCCGCCGCTGTTCTGA
- a CDS encoding NAD(P)H-binding protein — protein MNILVTGASGFVGSHLARELVDRGHQVRAMTRHPEDYTGAGDPVAGDVFDEDSLDAPLQDVEVAYYLVHSLDSDDFEELDAKAATAFATAAAAQGVSRIVYLGGLGGDEAELSPHLRSRRQVERLLADHGVPVTVLRAAVVVGHGSISWEITRQLVAHLPAMIAPRWVETRTQPIALVDVIRYLAGVLEVPATTGRTFDIGGPDVLRYIDMLKRAAAIMNQRSLPTLSVPLLTPRLSSGWLSLVTDVDLATARNLVDSMTTEVVVHNTEILDLIPGEPLGYDEAVRVALADREKAQQDEKAQQEKAEQEKAQQQKAEQQNGDD, from the coding sequence GTGAATATCCTGGTCACCGGGGCGTCGGGCTTCGTCGGGTCGCACCTGGCCCGTGAGCTGGTCGACCGCGGCCACCAGGTGCGGGCGATGACCCGGCACCCGGAGGACTACACGGGTGCCGGGGACCCGGTGGCGGGGGACGTCTTCGACGAGGACTCGCTCGACGCACCGCTGCAGGACGTCGAGGTCGCCTACTACCTGGTGCACTCGCTGGACTCCGACGACTTCGAGGAACTGGACGCGAAGGCGGCCACCGCCTTCGCGACCGCCGCTGCGGCACAGGGCGTCTCCCGGATCGTGTACCTGGGCGGGCTGGGCGGCGACGAGGCGGAGTTGTCGCCGCACCTGCGGTCCCGGCGGCAGGTGGAGCGGCTGCTCGCCGACCACGGGGTCCCGGTCACCGTGCTGCGTGCCGCGGTGGTGGTCGGTCACGGGAGCATCTCGTGGGAGATCACCCGGCAGCTGGTGGCGCACCTGCCGGCGATGATCGCGCCGCGCTGGGTGGAGACGCGCACGCAGCCGATCGCCCTCGTCGACGTGATCCGCTACCTGGCCGGGGTTCTCGAGGTGCCGGCGACCACCGGCCGGACCTTCGACATCGGTGGCCCCGACGTGCTGCGGTACATCGACATGCTCAAGCGGGCCGCCGCGATCATGAACCAGCGCTCGCTGCCGACGCTCTCCGTCCCGCTGCTCACGCCACGGCTGTCCTCGGGCTGGCTGTCGCTCGTCACCGACGTCGACCTGGCCACCGCCCGGAACCTGGTCGACTCCATGACCACCGAGGTGGTCGTGCACAACACGGAGATCCTCGACCTCATCCCCGGTGAGCCCCTGGGGTACGACGAGGCGGTCCGGGTGGCGCTGGCCGACCGGGAGAAGGCCCAGCAGGACGAGAAGGCCCAGCAGGAAAAGGCCGAGCAGGAGAAGGCACAGCAGCAGAAGGCAGAGCAGCAGAACGGCGACGACTGA
- a CDS encoding nitroreductase family deazaflavin-dependent oxidoreductase, translating into MTETGYARSSSDWAANQAELYENSNGAEGTLLRGVPCVVLTTIGRKTGAVRKSPLMRVNDGDRYAVIASLGGAPKHPVWYLNLLADPVVKLRDRDQVRTYRAHVAEGAERAEWWDKAVAVWPDYAGYQEKTERVIPVVVLVPTD; encoded by the coding sequence ATGACCGAAACCGGATACGCCCGCAGCAGCTCGGACTGGGCCGCCAACCAGGCCGAGCTGTACGAGAACAGCAACGGCGCCGAGGGCACCCTGCTGCGCGGGGTGCCCTGCGTGGTGCTGACCACGATCGGCCGCAAGACCGGCGCGGTCCGCAAGTCGCCGCTGATGCGGGTGAACGACGGCGACCGGTACGCGGTCATCGCCTCGCTCGGCGGCGCACCCAAGCACCCGGTCTGGTACCTGAATCTGCTGGCCGACCCGGTGGTGAAGCTGCGGGACCGCGACCAGGTCCGCACCTACCGGGCCCATGTCGCCGAGGGCGCCGAGCGCGCGGAGTGGTGGGACAAGGCCGTGGCCGTCTGGCCGGACTACGCCGGCTACCAGGAGAAGACCGAGCGGGTCATCCCGGTCGTCGTGCTGGTACCGACCGATTGA
- a CDS encoding WXG100 family type VII secretion target, producing the protein MEGISVATDRMVQAGTGVGAVGESLRAEVATMHDLLTDIQVGWQSDEAAPRFAAVMLAHLEQAALLGEALIGHGTTLTGVGTAQAQAETDLATAVPVVP; encoded by the coding sequence GTGGAAGGGATCTCGGTCGCGACGGACCGGATGGTGCAGGCGGGCACCGGTGTCGGTGCGGTGGGTGAGTCGTTGCGGGCGGAGGTGGCGACGATGCACGACCTGCTGACCGACATCCAGGTGGGCTGGCAGTCGGACGAGGCCGCACCGCGGTTCGCCGCGGTCATGCTGGCGCACCTGGAGCAGGCGGCGCTGCTCGGCGAGGCGCTGATCGGGCACGGCACCACCCTCACCGGCGTGGGCACTGCGCAGGCGCAGGCGGAGACCGACCTGGCGACCGCGGTCCCGGTGGTCCCGTGA
- a CDS encoding WXG100 family type VII secretion target encodes MSTIKADYAAMTAGQEGLVATWARIETHLADLDATVAATQDMQADSLTAYHALKLRWSASAADRQLVLQQLASLVGAARDHYRQVDTMLANRFAV; translated from the coding sequence GTGAGCACGATCAAGGCGGACTACGCCGCCATGACCGCCGGGCAGGAGGGTCTGGTGGCGACCTGGGCCCGGATCGAGACGCACCTGGCCGATCTGGACGCGACGGTCGCGGCGACGCAGGACATGCAGGCGGACTCGCTCACCGCCTACCACGCGCTCAAGCTGCGGTGGAGTGCGTCGGCGGCGGACCGGCAGCTGGTGCTGCAGCAGCTGGCCTCGCTGGTCGGTGCGGCCCGGGACCACTACCGGCAGGTCGACACCATGCTCGCCAACAGGTTCGCGGTGTGA
- a CDS encoding DUF3151 domain-containing protein, translated as MSGHNLLGPAPVELPEDPAQSLLDAGTDPRDAARQFPASCLAWAVLAEKALDSGDDVSGYAFARVGYHRGLDLLRRNGWKGAGPVPWSHPGNRGFLRALAALGQAAALFEETSEVARVRAFLTDADPSIPADMLP; from the coding sequence ATGAGTGGTCACAACCTGCTGGGTCCGGCTCCTGTCGAACTGCCGGAGGACCCGGCCCAGTCCCTGCTGGACGCCGGCACCGATCCGCGGGACGCCGCCCGGCAGTTCCCGGCGTCCTGCCTGGCCTGGGCGGTGCTGGCGGAGAAGGCGCTGGACTCCGGCGACGACGTGTCCGGATACGCCTTCGCGCGGGTGGGCTACCACCGCGGGCTGGACCTGTTGCGGCGCAACGGCTGGAAGGGTGCCGGACCGGTGCCCTGGTCGCACCCGGGCAACCGTGGGTTCCTGCGGGCGCTGGCCGCGCTCGGCCAGGCCGCGGCGCTGTTCGAGGAGACCTCCGAGGTGGCCCGGGTCCGGGCCTTCCTCACCGACGCCGACCCCTCGATCCCGGCGGACATGCTGCCCTGA
- a CDS encoding adenylosuccinate synthase, giving the protein MSVIVLIGAQWGDEGKGKATDLYGERVQWVVRYQGGNNAGHTVVLPDGQKFAIRLIPSGILTPGIKNVIGNGVVVNAEALLEELAGLEERGVDTTDLYISADAHLLMPYHVAIDKVTERYLGKAKIGTTGRGIGPAYQDKVARMGVRVQDVLDPSILRQKVEAALEIKNQILVKVYNRRALDPAKVVEETLAQAESFKHRIADTRLLLDQAIRRGEHVLMEGSQGTLLDVDHGTYPFVTSSNPTAGGGAVGAGIGPTRITTVMGILKAYTTRVGSGPFPTELHDEWGEYLRKTGGEIGVNTGRARRCGWFDAVIARYATRVNGITDYFLTKLDVLSSLEQVPVCVGYDVDGERTDEMPLTQTGFHHAVPVYEYHPGWFEDISGARTFGELPRNAQAYVRRVEELAQARVSAIGVGPGRDQTIVLHDVLA; this is encoded by the coding sequence ATGTCGGTGATCGTGCTGATCGGCGCCCAGTGGGGCGACGAGGGCAAGGGGAAGGCGACCGACCTCTACGGCGAGCGCGTCCAGTGGGTCGTGCGCTACCAGGGCGGCAACAACGCCGGCCACACGGTCGTGCTGCCCGACGGGCAGAAGTTCGCCATCCGGCTCATCCCGTCCGGCATCCTCACCCCCGGCATCAAGAACGTCATCGGCAACGGCGTGGTCGTCAACGCCGAGGCGCTGCTGGAGGAGCTGGCCGGGCTGGAGGAGCGCGGCGTCGACACCACCGACCTGTACATCTCCGCGGACGCGCACCTGCTGATGCCGTACCACGTGGCGATCGACAAGGTCACCGAGCGCTACCTCGGCAAGGCCAAGATCGGCACCACCGGCCGCGGCATCGGCCCCGCCTACCAGGACAAGGTCGCGCGGATGGGCGTCCGCGTCCAGGACGTGCTGGACCCGTCGATCCTGCGGCAGAAGGTCGAGGCCGCGCTCGAGATCAAGAACCAGATCCTGGTCAAGGTCTACAACCGCAGGGCCCTCGACCCGGCGAAGGTGGTGGAGGAGACGCTGGCGCAGGCCGAGTCCTTCAAGCACCGCATCGCCGACACCCGGTTGCTGCTCGACCAGGCCATCCGGCGCGGCGAGCACGTGCTGATGGAGGGCTCGCAGGGCACCCTGCTCGACGTCGACCACGGCACCTACCCGTTCGTCACCTCGTCCAACCCGACCGCCGGCGGCGGCGCCGTCGGTGCCGGCATCGGCCCCACCCGGATCACCACCGTGATGGGCATCCTCAAGGCCTACACCACCCGCGTCGGCTCCGGCCCGTTCCCGACCGAGCTGCACGACGAGTGGGGCGAGTACCTGCGCAAGACCGGCGGCGAGATCGGCGTGAACACCGGCCGGGCCCGGCGCTGCGGCTGGTTCGACGCCGTCATCGCCCGGTACGCGACCCGGGTCAACGGCATCACCGACTACTTCCTCACCAAGCTGGACGTGCTGTCCTCGCTGGAGCAGGTGCCGGTGTGCGTCGGCTACGACGTCGACGGTGAGCGCACCGACGAGATGCCGCTCACCCAGACCGGTTTCCACCACGCCGTGCCGGTGTACGAGTACCACCCGGGCTGGTTCGAGGACATCTCCGGTGCCCGCACCTTCGGCGAGCTGCCGCGCAACGCGCAGGCCTACGTCCGCCGGGTCGAGGAGCTGGCCCAGGCCCGCGTCTCGGCCATCGGTGTCGGCCCCGGCCGCGACCAGACCATCGTGCTGCACGACGTGCTGGCCTGA
- a CDS encoding maleylpyruvate isomerase family mycothiol-dependent enzyme has product MLSLERYLTGLTTEAGELADHAIAAGPDAPVPSCPEWTVSDLLGHQGMVHRWAAGNLTQAPVSDHAALEQESAAGIPTDPEEQPGWLRSGAADLADVLRSVPEDVPAMVFLRNAPGPRTFWARRQLHETTVHRVDALAARLGTLPTTAQAAIDTDVAVDGLDELLTGFLPRPRAKLRSDVPLTVAVLPTDADVAWTVRVSTDPAVVTSGAPAEADATVTGTAASLYLGLWNRGDEIAQTGPADAIGLWRSLFRVSW; this is encoded by the coding sequence GTGCTGAGCCTCGAGAGGTACCTCACCGGCCTGACCACCGAGGCCGGCGAACTCGCCGACCACGCGATCGCCGCCGGCCCGGACGCCCCGGTGCCGTCCTGCCCGGAGTGGACCGTGTCCGACCTGCTGGGACACCAGGGCATGGTGCACCGCTGGGCGGCGGGCAACCTGACGCAGGCCCCGGTGTCCGATCACGCCGCGCTGGAGCAGGAGTCGGCGGCCGGGATCCCCACCGATCCGGAAGAGCAGCCGGGCTGGCTGCGGTCCGGGGCGGCCGACCTCGCCGACGTGCTGCGGTCGGTCCCCGAGGACGTCCCGGCGATGGTGTTCCTGCGCAACGCCCCGGGTCCGCGGACCTTCTGGGCGCGGCGGCAGTTGCACGAGACCACGGTGCACCGGGTGGACGCACTGGCCGCCCGGCTGGGCACGCTGCCCACCACGGCCCAGGCGGCGATCGACACGGACGTGGCCGTCGACGGCCTCGACGAACTGCTGACCGGGTTCCTGCCGCGGCCGCGGGCGAAGCTGCGCAGCGACGTCCCGCTGACCGTGGCGGTGCTGCCGACGGACGCCGACGTGGCCTGGACCGTGCGGGTGTCGACGGATCCGGCAGTGGTGACCAGCGGGGCGCCGGCCGAGGCGGACGCCACGGTCACCGGGACCGCCGCCTCGCTCTACCTGGGCCTGTGGAACCGCGGCGACGAGATCGCGCAGACCGGTCCTGCCGACGCCATCGGGCTGTGGCGCTCGCTCTTCCGCGTCAGCTGGTGA
- the purD gene encoding phosphoribosylamine--glycine ligase — protein sequence MRILVIGSGAREHALLRALRRDPAVGELHVAPGNAGTDALATGYPVDVGRPASVADLAEAIGVDLVVIGPEVPLVAGAADELRRRGIAAFGPGADAARIEGSKAFAKDVMAAAGVPTAGAVSVTEPEGIDAALDTCGAPYVVKDDGLAAGKGVVVTADRDAARAHAEAVLAGGHPVLVEEFLAGPEVSLFAVCDGVRAVPLLPAQDFKRIGDGDTGPNTGGMGAYAPLGWAPADLVDTVQRTVLDPVLAEMSARGCPFTGLLYAGLVLTADGPKVIEFNCRFGDPETQVVLELLDSPLGELLAAAAAGDLSAVPAPRWRDGAAVTVVVAAEGYPGVPVTGDVITGAEADGILHAGTQRREDGAVVSSGGRVLSAIGTGPDLAAARTAAYARVGGIGLRGEQHRTDIALAAEQGLLP from the coding sequence GTGCGCATCCTCGTCATCGGTTCCGGTGCCCGTGAACACGCCCTGCTCCGGGCCCTGCGCCGGGATCCGGCCGTCGGGGAGCTCCACGTCGCCCCGGGCAACGCCGGCACCGACGCGCTGGCCACCGGCTACCCGGTCGACGTCGGCCGACCGGCGTCGGTGGCCGACCTGGCCGAGGCGATCGGGGTCGACCTGGTGGTGATCGGCCCGGAGGTCCCGCTGGTGGCGGGGGCCGCCGACGAACTCCGCCGCCGCGGCATCGCCGCCTTCGGACCGGGTGCCGACGCGGCCCGGATCGAGGGCTCGAAGGCGTTCGCCAAGGACGTGATGGCCGCAGCCGGCGTGCCGACCGCCGGTGCCGTGTCGGTCACCGAGCCGGAGGGGATCGACGCCGCTCTGGACACCTGCGGCGCGCCGTACGTGGTGAAGGACGACGGCCTCGCCGCCGGCAAGGGCGTGGTGGTCACCGCCGACCGGGACGCCGCGCGGGCGCACGCCGAGGCGGTGCTGGCCGGTGGCCACCCGGTGCTGGTCGAGGAGTTCCTGGCCGGCCCGGAGGTCTCGCTCTTCGCGGTGTGCGACGGCGTCCGGGCGGTGCCGCTGCTGCCGGCCCAGGACTTCAAGCGGATCGGCGACGGCGACACCGGCCCGAACACCGGCGGCATGGGTGCCTACGCGCCGCTCGGCTGGGCCCCGGCCGACCTGGTCGACACCGTGCAGCGCACCGTGCTGGACCCGGTGCTGGCCGAGATGTCCGCCCGTGGTTGCCCATTCACCGGGCTGCTGTACGCCGGGCTGGTGCTCACCGCCGACGGCCCGAAGGTCATCGAGTTCAACTGCCGGTTCGGTGATCCGGAGACCCAGGTGGTGCTGGAGCTGCTGGACTCCCCGCTGGGCGAGCTGTTGGCCGCCGCCGCCGCCGGCGACCTGTCCGCGGTGCCGGCGCCGCGCTGGCGGGACGGCGCCGCCGTGACCGTGGTGGTCGCCGCCGAGGGTTACCCCGGGGTGCCGGTCACCGGCGACGTCATCACCGGCGCGGAGGCCGACGGGATTCTGCACGCCGGCACCCAGCGGCGGGAGGACGGCGCCGTCGTCTCCTCCGGCGGGCGGGTGCTGTCCGCGATCGGCACCGGGCCGGACCTGGCGGCGGCCCGCACGGCCGCCTACGCCCGGGTCGGTGGCATCGGACTGCGCGGGGAGCAGCACCGCACCGACATCGCGCTGGCCGCCGAGCAGGGTCTGCTGCCCTGA
- a CDS encoding pyridoxal phosphate-dependent aminotransferase, with protein sequence MSDLPFPAAPLHPSARSGVAPFHVMRVLAAAARRRESGLPVFDLTAGQPATPAPAPVLAAAHRALDTHVLGYTEATGIAPLREAVAGHYATRYGLTVDPDRVVITTGSSGGFLLSFLTAFDAGDRVGLARPGYPAYRNILQALGCEVVELECGPATGYQPTLDMVRSADLAGLVLASPANPTGTMVPPAELAAISDHCGRNGIRLISDEIYHGICYSGEAASSWATDRSGIVVNSFSKYFSMTGWRIGWLLLPDDLVDPLDALAGNMSICPPAPSQYAAVHAFDAYEECDAHVDRYAGNRALLLDGLRALGITDLAPADGAFYVYADVAHLTDDSQAWTRRLLDTAGVAMAPGIDFDVVEGHHTVRMSFAGTGDTIAAGLDALDGFLRSS encoded by the coding sequence ATGTCGGACCTGCCCTTTCCTGCCGCGCCTCTGCACCCTTCGGCACGCAGCGGGGTCGCGCCGTTCCATGTGATGCGGGTGCTCGCGGCCGCCGCCCGGCGGCGGGAGAGCGGGCTGCCGGTCTTCGACCTGACCGCCGGCCAACCCGCCACGCCGGCGCCCGCGCCGGTGCTGGCCGCGGCGCACCGGGCGCTGGACACCCACGTCCTCGGGTACACCGAGGCCACCGGGATCGCGCCGCTCCGTGAGGCGGTGGCCGGCCACTACGCCACCCGCTATGGCCTGACGGTCGACCCGGACCGGGTGGTCATCACCACCGGTTCTTCCGGCGGGTTCCTGCTGTCCTTCCTCACCGCCTTCGACGCCGGCGACCGGGTCGGGCTGGCCCGGCCCGGCTACCCGGCCTACCGGAACATCCTGCAGGCACTGGGATGTGAGGTGGTCGAGCTGGAGTGCGGCCCGGCCACGGGCTACCAGCCGACCCTGGACATGGTGCGGTCGGCGGATCTGGCCGGACTGGTGCTCGCCTCCCCGGCCAACCCGACCGGCACCATGGTGCCGCCGGCCGAGCTCGCTGCGATCTCGGATCACTGCGGCCGCAACGGGATCCGGCTGATCTCGGACGAGATCTACCACGGCATCTGCTATTCCGGCGAGGCGGCCTCGTCCTGGGCCACCGACCGGTCGGGCATCGTGGTGAACTCGTTCTCCAAGTACTTCTCGATGACCGGCTGGCGGATCGGATGGCTGCTGCTGCCGGACGACCTGGTCGACCCGCTGGACGCACTGGCCGGGAACATGTCGATCTGCCCGCCGGCGCCGTCCCAGTACGCGGCGGTGCACGCGTTCGACGCCTACGAGGAGTGCGACGCGCACGTCGACCGCTACGCGGGCAACCGCGCGCTGCTGCTGGACGGGCTGCGTGCGCTGGGCATCACCGACCTGGCCCCGGCCGACGGGGCGTTCTACGTGTACGCCGACGTCGCGCACCTGACCGACGACTCCCAGGCCTGGACCCGACGGCTGCTGGACACCGCCGGGGTGGCGATGGCGCCGGGCATCGACTTCGACGTGGTCGAGGGGCACCACACGGTCCGGATGTCCTTCGCCGGCACCGGAGACACCATCGCGGCCGGGCTCGACGCGCTCGACGGGTTCCTGCGTTCGTCCTGA